A portion of the Candidatus Pristimantibacillus lignocellulolyticus genome contains these proteins:
- a CDS encoding MFS transporter: MKATLSKWKYPSILLFGIGVSNLGEWIYFIAFNLIILDMTGSAFAVSMLYVIRPLATIMTNFWAGSVIDRFNKKKMMVLLDISRASLIAILPLLDSVLWIYFWIFIISMGNSIFGTTSMTYITKLIPLHLRKRFNSLHSLVSSSAFLIGPAIAGVLFIIGSPTMAIFVYAIGLFLSGLITLLMPDVEKNEILTTEDNKLTLRKIRLDWKAVGSFSSKNKYVMLIYFLFTFITIVLASGVDSLEAAFSKQVLSLTDSDYSFLVTIAGAGAIVGALINSVIVKNISISLLIGLGTVFISVGYSIYAFSNTFTMAAAGFFILSFFNAYANTGFLTFFQNNIPVHIMGRVGSVYGLIQSIFVIIITILMGLVAEVDMIQMVVITVVLLMLVISLILLLVAGLPSKREVFKSEFVNEKFNI, from the coding sequence ATGAAGGCAACTTTAAGTAAATGGAAATATCCTTCTATATTACTTTTTGGTATTGGTGTTTCTAATCTCGGTGAGTGGATTTATTTTATAGCATTTAACTTAATCATTCTAGACATGACTGGGTCAGCATTTGCTGTGTCTATGTTATATGTAATAAGACCACTTGCGACGATTATGACGAATTTTTGGGCGGGGAGTGTTATTGATAGGTTTAATAAAAAAAAGATGATGGTACTATTAGATATATCCCGGGCTTCATTAATTGCAATATTACCATTACTAGACTCTGTATTATGGATTTATTTCTGGATTTTTATTATTAGTATGGGTAACTCTATTTTTGGAACGACCTCTATGACATACATAACGAAATTAATACCACTTCATCTAAGAAAAAGGTTCAACTCACTACATAGTTTAGTATCTTCAAGTGCGTTTCTAATTGGTCCAGCAATAGCTGGTGTATTATTTATCATTGGTTCCCCAACTATGGCTATTTTTGTTTATGCAATCGGATTATTTTTATCTGGTCTAATCACTTTGTTAATGCCCGATGTTGAGAAAAATGAAATCCTTACAACAGAGGACAATAAACTCACATTAAGAAAAATAAGACTAGATTGGAAAGCTGTAGGAAGCTTTAGTAGCAAAAATAAATATGTTATGCTGATATACTTTTTATTTACTTTTATCACAATAGTTTTAGCTAGCGGGGTAGACTCGTTAGAAGCAGCTTTCTCTAAGCAAGTCTTGAGTTTAACAGATAGCGATTATAGTTTTCTAGTCACTATAGCTGGAGCAGGAGCTATAGTAGGAGCCCTAATTAACTCTGTCATTGTAAAAAATATAAGTATTTCTTTGTTAATTGGTTTGGGTACCGTTTTTATATCAGTTGGATACAGTATTTACGCATTTTCAAATACTTTTACAATGGCTGCAGCTGGATTTTTTATTCTTTCGTTTTTTAATGCCTATGCAAATACTGGGTTTCTTACTTTTTTTCAAAATAACATTCCAGTTCATATTATGGGGAGAGTAGGAAGTGTATATGGTCTAATTCAATCTATATTTGTCATAATAATAACTATTTTAATGGGATTAGTAGCTGAAGTAGATATGATTCAAATGGTAGTTATAACAGTCGTATTACTCATGTTAGTCATTTCATTAATTCTTTTATTAGTTGCAGGTCTACCTTCTAAAAGAGAAGTTTTCAAATCCGAATTTGTAAATGAAAAATTTAATATCTAA
- a CDS encoding OsmC family protein, which yields MAAVTTFKATAHLQDGVKVKTTSRQFELTIDEPKSLGGTDTGMNPVEALLASLGACQAIVARVYAPKFGVKLDDFKVDVEGELDLDGFFNKSDVRPGYSDIRYTFTIKTDSPKEKVDEFVQFLESKCPVGDTIANPVNLKLANIIIEN from the coding sequence ATGGCTGCTGTTACTACATTTAAAGCGACTGCTCATTTACAAGATGGGGTCAAAGTTAAAACTACTTCTAGACAATTCGAACTTACAATTGACGAACCAAAGAGTCTAGGCGGAACAGATACTGGTATGAATCCAGTTGAAGCATTACTTGCTTCACTAGGAGCTTGCCAAGCTATTGTTGCTAGAGTTTATGCTCCTAAGTTTGGTGTGAAACTAGACGATTTCAAAGTGGACGTTGAAGGCGAACTTGATTTAGATGGTTTCTTTAATAAATCTGATGTTAGACCAGGCTACTCTGATATTCGTTATACATTTACAATTAAAACTGATTCGCCGAAAGAAAAAGTAGATGAATTTGTACAGTTTTTGGAGAGTAAATGTCCAGTTGGAGATACCATTGCTAACCCAGTTAATCTTAAATTAGCAAACATCATTATCGAAAATTAA
- a CDS encoding discoidin domain-containing protein, with translation MFSMRELKKRNPYVILFLSLVVLLSQITLYPSSSSAAGGANLALEKSVTASGFADVYGAGNVNDNSQSTYWESTNNTFPQWVQIDLGSSNSIDQIVLKLPATGWETRTQTLAVQGSNNGSTYFNIVNSASYTFNPSINNNTVTIDFSATNTRFVRLNITANTGWPAAQLSEFEIYTSTPTTTPTPTPTPTPTPTPTPTPTLTPTPTPTPTPPTGSNLALGKSITSSSSVHIFTATNGNDGSTSTYWEGGSNPSQLTVDLGANHNITSIVVKLNAASEWATRSQTIQVLGNTQNSAAFTNLLSAQSYTFNPATGNSVTIPVVATAKEVRLNITSNTGAPAGQVAEFEIYGTPAPNPDLTITALTWTPTTAIETDNIILNATVQNIGNVNSPASTVNFYLGNELVGSAPVTGLNAAASTTVSLNIGKRNAGSYVAIAKVNESNVFTEQNKNNNSYTNPTSLTVTPVLSSDLITTTTWNPSNPSAGNTVTFTVNLKNQGNSPSASGAHAVTLLLKDTAGTTIKTFTESYNGVLAAGQSVNVNMGTWTAINGSYSVTATVAADANEVSIKQANNTSTSSLYSGRGANMPFTIIEAESLSNTTNGTLLTPNFKPGDFAGEASGRSAVLLDATGEYVEFTLTSPANAFVLRNAVAENTTGTVSIYADGVNRGDFNVTSKFSYVYATPSTLGRLGYDNSPGAGLTAYWLYEDSQLLLDQVYPAGTKIKIQKDVGDVSSIYVDMIETENVAPPASNPDPSKYVQVSATKSIEQALNEFRQDTTKKGIFIPAGEWTINSKIFLYGRATEIIGAGPWHTKLVAPQNQSNTDVGFNIGATANGSTIKDLSAWGNYIYRTDGPGKFIDGNGMQNVTVQNVWVEHFVCLYWGVNSSYNTFKDNRIKNTFADGINMTNGSSYNVIDNNYSRGAGDDAFALFSAIDSGGSYNVGNKYINLTATNVRRAAAFAVYGGSDNLYQNLYGADTLTYPGMTISSLSFGYNTLGFGDKDTVIDGVTLDRTGGDFWTSVGADDKINEYQNFGAIWFFGGDRTFKNILVKNVDINDPVYYGLMFQTKSPENLAMQNVRVENVNINNPTRYGIKLVVRAEQGQGPVIGGASFTNVKINNPGVAPIYGQSGSPNFTVTKVSGNNW, from the coding sequence ATGTTCTCAATGAGGGAATTAAAAAAAAGAAATCCGTATGTCATCTTGTTTCTATCATTAGTTGTATTGTTATCACAAATCACACTGTATCCTTCCTCATCCTCAGCTGCTGGAGGAGCTAATCTAGCACTTGAAAAAAGTGTTACAGCTAGCGGATTTGCCGATGTATATGGGGCGGGAAATGTCAACGACAATAGTCAAAGCACATATTGGGAAAGTACAAACAATACCTTTCCACAGTGGGTACAAATCGATCTAGGTAGTAGCAACAGTATCGATCAAATTGTACTGAAGCTACCAGCGACGGGTTGGGAAACACGCACACAAACATTGGCGGTACAAGGTAGCAACAATGGTTCCACATATTTTAACATTGTGAATTCTGCTTCCTATACGTTCAATCCTTCCATAAATAACAATACAGTTACAATCGACTTTTCAGCAACTAACACACGTTTCGTACGACTTAATATAACGGCAAACACAGGTTGGCCAGCTGCACAACTTTCCGAATTTGAGATCTATACTTCTACACCGACTACAACACCTACTCCAACTCCAACCCCAACACCAACACCTACACCAACACCTACACCCACACTTACACCAACACCTACACCTACACCTACACCTCCAACTGGTTCCAACTTAGCTCTTGGTAAATCAATTACATCTAGCTCATCTGTTCATATTTTTACAGCTACGAACGGCAACGATGGCAGTACATCAACATACTGGGAAGGTGGGAGTAATCCTAGTCAGTTAACTGTTGATCTTGGTGCCAACCACAATATTACATCCATTGTTGTGAAGTTAAATGCTGCTAGTGAATGGGCAACTCGCTCCCAGACTATTCAAGTACTAGGCAACACACAAAACTCAGCAGCCTTTACTAACTTGCTTTCCGCACAATCCTATACGTTTAACCCTGCAACAGGTAACTCCGTAACAATTCCAGTTGTAGCTACTGCGAAAGAAGTTCGACTGAACATTACAAGCAACACAGGTGCTCCTGCAGGACAAGTGGCTGAGTTCGAAATATACGGAACACCAGCGCCGAACCCGGACCTTACAATTACAGCATTAACTTGGACACCTACAACTGCTATTGAAACAGATAACATTATATTAAATGCAACTGTTCAAAATATCGGAAACGTTAACTCCCCTGCTAGCACAGTCAATTTCTATCTTGGTAATGAGCTTGTTGGATCTGCTCCAGTAACTGGATTAAATGCTGCTGCTTCAACAACTGTTTCGCTAAACATAGGAAAGAGAAATGCAGGATCATATGTTGCTATCGCCAAAGTTAATGAAAGTAACGTATTTACTGAACAGAATAAAAATAACAACAGTTATACTAATCCCACTTCTTTGACTGTCACTCCCGTTCTTAGTTCTGATTTGATTACAACAACGACATGGAATCCAAGTAATCCAAGTGCAGGCAACACCGTAACATTTACAGTAAACCTCAAAAACCAAGGAAATAGCCCTTCCGCAAGTGGAGCTCACGCCGTCACTTTACTTCTTAAAGATACTGCTGGTACAACGATCAAAACGTTTACCGAATCTTATAATGGCGTACTAGCAGCAGGTCAATCTGTTAATGTCAATATGGGAACTTGGACAGCTATCAATGGTAGTTACTCAGTAACAGCTACCGTGGCAGCTGATGCTAACGAAGTAAGTATTAAACAAGCAAACAATACAAGTACGTCCAGTCTATATTCAGGTCGTGGAGCTAATATGCCGTTTACTATTATCGAAGCAGAATCACTCTCTAATACTACAAACGGTACGCTGTTAACTCCTAATTTCAAACCTGGTGACTTTGCTGGTGAGGCTTCAGGACGTTCCGCTGTGCTTCTTGATGCGACAGGTGAATATGTAGAGTTTACGCTCACTTCTCCTGCTAATGCCTTCGTTCTTCGTAACGCTGTTGCTGAGAATACGACCGGAACGGTTAGTATTTATGCTGATGGTGTAAATAGAGGTGATTTCAACGTAACTTCTAAATTTTCTTACGTTTATGCGACACCAAGTACACTTGGTAGATTAGGATATGACAATAGTCCTGGAGCAGGCTTAACAGCATACTGGCTCTATGAAGATTCACAATTATTACTTGATCAAGTATATCCAGCAGGAACAAAAATCAAAATTCAAAAAGATGTAGGAGATGTATCTTCAATCTATGTAGATATGATTGAAACTGAAAATGTCGCTCCTCCAGCATCTAACCCAGATCCAAGTAAATATGTTCAAGTTTCCGCTACAAAATCCATTGAGCAAGCACTCAATGAATTCAGACAAGATACTACGAAAAAAGGTATCTTTATCCCTGCCGGTGAGTGGACGATTAATAGCAAAATCTTTTTATATGGGCGTGCAACCGAGATCATCGGTGCAGGACCTTGGCATACCAAATTAGTCGCACCACAAAACCAATCGAATACAGATGTAGGCTTTAATATTGGTGCCACTGCTAATGGTTCAACGATTAAAGATTTATCTGCATGGGGTAACTATATTTACAGAACAGATGGACCTGGTAAATTTATTGATGGTAATGGCATGCAAAATGTAACGGTTCAAAACGTTTGGGTAGAGCATTTTGTTTGCTTATATTGGGGGGTCAACTCATCCTACAATACATTCAAAGACAACCGTATTAAGAACACGTTCGCTGATGGAATTAATATGACAAATGGTTCATCTTACAACGTTATTGATAACAACTATTCTAGAGGTGCTGGAGATGATGCTTTCGCTTTATTCAGCGCTATTGATTCTGGTGGGTCCTACAATGTAGGTAATAAGTACATCAATCTTACGGCGACTAACGTAAGACGTGCAGCAGCTTTCGCCGTATATGGTGGCTCAGACAATCTTTATCAAAACCTTTATGGTGCTGATACATTAACATACCCTGGAATGACAATTAGTAGCTTGAGCTTCGGTTACAACACATTAGGTTTTGGCGATAAAGATACTGTAATCGACGGAGTTACATTAGATCGCACAGGCGGAGATTTCTGGACTAGTGTCGGTGCAGATGACAAAATTAATGAATATCAAAACTTTGGAGCAATCTGGTTCTTTGGTGGAGATAGAACCTTCAAAAACATTTTAGTGAAAAATGTCGACATCAATGATCCTGTATACTATGGCTTAATGTTCCAAACGAAATCTCCTGAAAATCTTGCTATGCAAAACGTTCGTGTAGAGAACGTAAATATTAATAATCCAACTCGTTATGGTATTAAACTTGTTGTCAGAGCAGAACAAGGTCAAGGACCAGTTATCGGCGGAGCAAGCTTTACAAATGTGAAGATTAACAACCCAGGCGTTGCTCCTATTTACGGACAAAGTGGAAGTCCAAACTTCACAGTGACAAAAGTATCAGGGAACAACTGGTAA
- a CDS encoding pentapeptide repeat-containing protein, translated as MTQQLLINGNHQNQYLADCQQCFGLCCVALPYAKSADFAFNKDSGSPCHNLQADYRCGIHQKLRSSGLRGCTVYECFGAGQKVSRETYSGKSWRDNPELAKEMFDVLPIMQQLHEMLYYLTEALSLEDAKPIYQQIQMAIDEIQQLTDLNTTSLLALHVPTHRAFVNDLLLQTSELVRGKVKVSTQNNKHSKSIKGRDCIGGKLRGANLKGSNLRGVLFIAADLRDSDLRKTDMIGADFRDADLSGANLIGSIFLTQAQINSAKGDRKTRLPSALTLPAHWLN; from the coding sequence GTGACTCAGCAATTACTTATTAACGGTAACCATCAAAATCAATATCTTGCAGATTGCCAACAATGTTTCGGTTTATGCTGTGTAGCGTTACCTTATGCAAAGTCAGCTGATTTTGCTTTTAATAAAGATAGTGGGTCACCATGTCATAATCTTCAAGCGGATTATCGCTGTGGAATCCATCAAAAGCTAAGAAGTAGTGGCTTACGAGGATGTACAGTTTATGAATGCTTTGGGGCAGGTCAGAAGGTTTCTCGAGAAACGTATAGCGGGAAAAGTTGGCGAGATAATCCAGAGTTAGCGAAGGAAATGTTCGATGTATTACCTATTATGCAACAGCTACATGAAATGCTGTATTACTTAACAGAGGCGCTTAGCTTAGAAGATGCTAAGCCTATTTATCAACAAATACAAATGGCTATAGATGAAATACAGCAACTTACAGATCTTAATACGACTTCACTCTTAGCACTTCATGTACCAACTCATAGAGCATTTGTGAATGACTTACTACTGCAAACAAGCGAATTGGTACGAGGCAAAGTTAAAGTCAGCACTCAAAATAATAAACATAGTAAAAGTATTAAAGGTAGAGATTGTATTGGTGGAAAGTTAAGAGGAGCTAATCTTAAAGGTAGCAATTTGCGAGGAGTACTATTTATTGCGGCTGATCTTAGAGACTCCGATCTGAGAAAAACCGATATGATAGGTGCAGACTTTAGAGACGCAGATCTAAGTGGGGCAAATCTTATTGGTAGTATCTTTCTTACGCAAGCACAAATTAATTCCGCAAAAGGTGATCGTAAAACTCGATTACCATCCGCTCTAACACTTCCAGCTCATTGGTTAAATTAA
- a CDS encoding SDR family oxidoreductase, whose translation MKALFIGGTGTISSAITSQLLEQGHELYLLNRGNRNNALPAGVKVIQADINNEEQVSKLIEHLEFDVVADFIAFEPTQLERDYRLFNGKTKQFIFISSASAYQTPLSDYRITEGTPLSNPYWEYSRNKIACEEYLIKQYRDNGFPITIIRPSHTYDERSIPLGVHGRRGSWQVARRMLENKPVIIHGDGTSLWTMTHNRDFAKGFIGLMGNIHAIGEAVHITSDETVTWNQIYEIIADALGVKLNSVHVSSHFLAACDDEFTGGLLGDKANSVVFDNSKLKRLVPEFVATTRLDQGIKQTIEYILAHPEHQTDDPEFDNWCDKVIGAVNVAIESVKN comes from the coding sequence ATGAAAGCACTATTTATTGGAGGAACAGGAACGATCAGCTCCGCAATTACTAGCCAATTATTAGAACAAGGACATGAGTTATATTTACTAAATCGAGGTAACCGTAATAATGCTTTACCAGCAGGTGTTAAAGTTATTCAAGCAGACATTAATAATGAAGAGCAAGTATCAAAGCTAATTGAGCATTTAGAGTTTGATGTTGTTGCTGATTTTATAGCATTTGAACCAACGCAATTGGAAAGAGATTATCGCTTGTTTAACGGTAAGACAAAGCAGTTTATTTTTATTAGCTCAGCGTCTGCTTATCAGACCCCACTATCTGATTATAGAATTACTGAGGGCACACCTTTATCGAATCCTTACTGGGAATACTCGCGTAATAAGATCGCTTGTGAAGAGTATTTGATCAAGCAGTATAGAGACAATGGCTTCCCAATTACCATTATTAGACCAAGTCATACATACGACGAAAGATCGATTCCACTAGGTGTGCATGGTAGAAGAGGATCATGGCAAGTTGCTAGGCGTATGCTAGAAAACAAACCAGTAATTATTCATGGTGATGGTACTTCATTATGGACAATGACACATAATAGAGATTTTGCTAAAGGTTTTATTGGGTTAATGGGTAATATTCATGCCATTGGTGAAGCAGTGCATATTACTTCAGACGAAACGGTCACATGGAATCAAATCTATGAGATCATTGCGGATGCGCTTGGAGTTAAGCTAAATAGCGTTCACGTTTCATCACATTTTTTGGCGGCATGCGATGATGAATTTACTGGTGGATTACTAGGTGATAAGGCCAATTCCGTCGTATTTGATAATTCTAAGCTAAAAAGACTTGTACCGGAATTCGTTGCTACCACTCGCTTAGATCAAGGGATTAAGCAAACGATTGAATATATACTAGCTCATCCTGAACATCAGACGGATGATCCTGAATTCGATAACTGGTGCGATAAAGTTATTGGCGCTGTGAATGTTGCGATTGAGTCGGTCAAAAACTAG
- a CDS encoding HEAT repeat domain-containing protein encodes MNNKNYEAVSELPENFEELKKAVNRTANWKERLNAVNELAGWNSDETIKVLQHVMTGDQVSQVREAAFRTLKKMGEEVQMPAKNKGELFKNLRKILLRIKKSLPDGHTFEEFKEKLQKTRVDIYDTYEGDKGDGFDAWLKDMWETTTSKRK; translated from the coding sequence TTGAATAATAAAAATTATGAAGCAGTTAGTGAGCTTCCGGAAAATTTTGAAGAGCTTAAGAAAGCAGTTAATCGTACAGCAAACTGGAAAGAACGTTTGAATGCTGTTAATGAATTGGCTGGATGGAACTCTGATGAGACAATTAAAGTCTTACAACATGTTATGACGGGCGATCAAGTATCTCAAGTTCGTGAAGCTGCATTCCGCACGCTTAAGAAAATGGGCGAAGAAGTACAAATGCCAGCGAAAAATAAAGGCGAGCTATTCAAAAATCTTCGCAAGATTTTGCTAAGAATTAAAAAGAGTTTACCTGATGGTCATACTTTCGAAGAGTTTAAAGAAAAGCTACAAAAGACTCGCGTAGATATTTATGACACTTACGAAGGTGATAAAGGCGATGGCTTTGACGCTTGGCTTAAAGATATGTGGGAAACAACGACTAGCAAAAGAAAGTAG